One Paramisgurnus dabryanus chromosome 8, PD_genome_1.1, whole genome shotgun sequence DNA window includes the following coding sequences:
- the mrps23 gene encoding small ribosomal subunit protein mS23 isoform X2: MAGSRLEKFGTVFTRVRDLMRAGVIKPEQKPIWFDVYAAFPPKREPLYEKPARRIKRRTEDSVPEIFYKEDEIRAKFFEVYGNGPRAFELLRPNFVSPCQRFVLKYSELERRGDVKQEMLFEETAKALLSEGVLLRKRGGPAVAIEARDPLLNMKLTEMLAEQQRDTDVETDVAKKQPEEEADNADSQSTSKI, encoded by the exons ATGGCTGGCAGTCGACTTGAGAAATTCGGGACTGTATTTACAAG GGTTCGGGATTTAATGCGTGCTGGAGTCATAAAGCCGGAACAGAAACCCATCTGGTTTGATGTATATGCCGCTTTTCCTCCTAAAAGGGAGCCTTTATATGAGAAACCAGCGAGAAGAATAAAGAGACGAACAGAAGACAGCGTGCCTGAAATTTTTTACAAGGAGGATGAAATCAGAGC gAAGTTTTTTGAAGTGTATGGTAATGGACCAAGAGCTTTTGAGCTCCTCAGACCCAACTTTGTATCACCTTGTCAGAG GTTTGTATTGAAGTACAGTGAATTGGAAAGGCGTGGTGATGTAAAACAAGAGATGCTGTTTGAAGAAACCGCTAAAGCTCTCCTCTCAGAGGGGGTTCTTTTAAGGAAAAGGGGAGGACCAGCG GTGGCGATAGAGGCACGTGATCCTTTGCTGAACATGAAGTTGACCGAAATGTTGGCAGAGCAGCAAAGAGACACAGACGTTGAGACAGATGTTGCAAAGAAGCAGCCGGAGGAGGAGGCAGACAATGCTGACAGCCAGTCGAcatcaaaaatataa
- the mrps23 gene encoding small ribosomal subunit protein mS23 isoform X1, with the protein MAGSRLEKFGTVFTRVRDLMRAGVIKPEQKPIWFDVYAAFPPKREPLYEKPARRIKRRTEDSVPEIFYKEDEIRAKFFEVYGNGPRAFELLRPNFVSPCQRFVLKYSELERRGDVKQEMLFEETAKALLSEGVLLRKRGGPAQVAIEARDPLLNMKLTEMLAEQQRDTDVETDVAKKQPEEEADNADSQSTSKI; encoded by the exons ATGGCTGGCAGTCGACTTGAGAAATTCGGGACTGTATTTACAAG GGTTCGGGATTTAATGCGTGCTGGAGTCATAAAGCCGGAACAGAAACCCATCTGGTTTGATGTATATGCCGCTTTTCCTCCTAAAAGGGAGCCTTTATATGAGAAACCAGCGAGAAGAATAAAGAGACGAACAGAAGACAGCGTGCCTGAAATTTTTTACAAGGAGGATGAAATCAGAGC gAAGTTTTTTGAAGTGTATGGTAATGGACCAAGAGCTTTTGAGCTCCTCAGACCCAACTTTGTATCACCTTGTCAGAG GTTTGTATTGAAGTACAGTGAATTGGAAAGGCGTGGTGATGTAAAACAAGAGATGCTGTTTGAAGAAACCGCTAAAGCTCTCCTCTCAGAGGGGGTTCTTTTAAGGAAAAGGGGAGGACCAGCG CAGGTGGCGATAGAGGCACGTGATCCTTTGCTGAACATGAAGTTGACCGAAATGTTGGCAGAGCAGCAAAGAGACACAGACGTTGAGACAGATGTTGCAAAGAAGCAGCCGGAGGAGGAGGCAGACAATGCTGACAGCCAGTCGAcatcaaaaatataa
- the nos2b gene encoding nitric oxide synthase 2b, inducible, with the protein MGNQITKDDKNILKQIKIHSQWEGKVNRCPLSKQVKNYEDGSCYQDTLHHRAVKKQMCTTNVCEGSIMSSKSLMRCPSSTLPGSNEILVQAIDFINQYYKSIKNTKIEEHLARVEEVSTQIDATGSYQLTTKELEFGAKQAWRNAPRCIGRIQWANLQVFDARRCRTAADMFQVLCDHIQFATNGGNLRSTITIFPQRTDSQHDFRVWNTQLIRYAGYKMTDGTIIGDPASVDFTEICIQLGWTPKYGLFDVLPLLLQANGEDPQLFEIPEHLILEVPMEHPQWEWFKDLNLRWYALPAVSNMLLEIGGLEFTACPFNGWYMGTEIGVRDFGDAKRYNVLEQVARRMGLETQKLSSLWKDQALVTINVAVMHSFQKNKVTITDHHSASESFMKHMEMEVRLRGGCPADWIWLVPPMSGALTPVFHQEMLNYILTPFYYYQPEPWLTHKWNNKRKKARRHIISFKSLIRVVLFSQRLIRSALAKRVCCTVLYATETGKSQTFAKKLNSMLNCAFSSRLVCMEDYNISELENERFLMVVTSTFGSGDCPRNGESFKKQLFSLRTLKNKVRYCVFGLGSRMYPQFCAFAHAVDSKFAALGARRVSPTGEADELNGQDEAFSTWACAAFKDACKEFNIQGELPGSDRLVDSWDPQKHRVQNDSCTFERIAALSALHSKTVVPLKLKRRHNLQSPQSSCSTILVELEMDGNAEPLNFVPGDHIGIFPGNSPELVAGILKRIFNAPPINQSLRLEFLSDSYPDGEKWQRDERLPLCPLAQALTYLLDVTTPPSQSLLRKLSKMARQDDHRQRLLALATEVQVYVAWKDFHKPTFLEVVEEFPSLELNAAFLLSQLPLLRPRLYSISSSPDLHPHELHLTVAVVSYYTQAGKGSLHFGVCSTWLNTIKEGDTVPCFIHSSDGFHLPSDPSTPCILVGAGSGIAPFRSFWQQRFHDSKKRGLKGNPMTLVFGCRSSEKDHLYKEETLDMQDNGTLDIIATAYSRQAGQPKVYVQDVLREQMNDKVFEVLHQNRGHLYICGGLNMARDVASSIQEVLVSWLDISLAQAEEYLSRLKNERRYHEDIFGSWC; encoded by the exons AAACAGATGTGCACAACTAATGTTTGTGAGGGTTCTATTATGAGTTCAAAGTCCCTGATGCGGTGTCCCTCCTCTACTCTGCCAGGCTCCAATGAAATCCTTGTGCAAGCTATTGACTTCATTAATCAGTATTACAAGTCCATTAAAAA CACAAAAATTGAGGAGCACCTGGCTCGTGTGGAGGAGGTTTCCACACAAATAGATGCAACGGGATCATATCAACTCACAACAAAGGAACTGGAATTTGGGGCTAAGCAGGCTTGGAGAAACGCACCGAGATGCATTGGCAGAATACAGTGGGCTAATCTGCAG GTGTTTGATGCACGCAGATGCAGAACAGCAGCTGATATGTTCCAGGTGCTGTGTGATCACATTCAGTTTGCCACTAATGGAGGCAACCTAAG GTCCACCATTACTATATTTCCACAAAGAACCGACAGCCAACATGATTTTCGCGTATGGAATACGCAACTTATAAGATACGCCGGTTATAAGATGACAGATGGCACAATAATAGGAGATCCTGCCAGTGTTGACTTTACAGAG ATTTGCATCCAGCTTGGATGGACACCAAAGTATGGTCTGTTTGATGTGCTTCCACTGTTGCTACAAGCTAATGGAGAGGACCCTCAGCTTTTTGAAATTCCCGAACATTTGATTTTGGAAGTTCCCATGGAGCACCCACA gTGGGAATGGTTTAAGGATTTGAATCTCCGTTGGTATGCATTGCCCGCTGTGTCCAACATGTTGCTTGAGATTGGTGGTCTTGAATTCACAGCATGTCCTTTTAATGGGTGGTACATGGGAACTGAGATTGGAGTGAGGGACTTTGGTGATGCCAAACGCTATAATGTTCTTGAG CAAGTCGCTCGTAGAATGGGCTTGGAGACGCAAAAACTCTCTTCACTATGGAAGGATCAGGCCTTGGTGACCATCAATGTCGCAGTGATGCATAGTTTTCAG AAAAATAAGGTCACCATCACCGACCATCATTCTGCAAGTGAGTCCTTCATGAAGCACATGGAGATGGAGGTACGCCTGCGTGGAGGGTGTCCAGCTGACTGGATCTGGCTGGTGCCACCAATGTCTGGTGCTTTAACACCTGTGTTCCACCAGGAAATGCTGAACTACATCCTGACACCATTTTATTATTACCAG CCTGAACCGTGGTTGACGCACAAGTGGAATAACAAGAGAAAGAAAGCGAGAAGGCATATAATCAGCTTCAAAAGCTTGATAAG AGTtgtgctcttctctcaaagactCATCAGATCAGCTTTAGCCAAGCGGGTGTGCTGTACCGTCCTCTACGCTACAGAAACAGGGAAATCTCAGACCTTTGCTAAGAAGCTCAATTCAATGCTAAACTGTGCCTTTAGCTCCAGG CTTGTCTGTATGGAGGACTACAACATCAGTGAACTTGAGAATGAAAGGTTTCTGATGGTTGTCACCAGTACCTTCGGCAGTGGAGACTGTCCAAGAAACGGAGAG AGTTTCAAGAAACAGCTTTTCAGCCTGAGAACCCTAAAAAACAAAGTCAG GTACTGTGTGTTTGGTCTCGGCTCTCGCATGTACCCACAGTTCTGTGCGTTTGCTCATGCTGTGGATAGTAAGTTTGCAGCGCTGGGAGCTCGTCGCGTTTCCCCTACGGGGGAAGCAGATGAACTGAATGGACAAGACGAAGCTTTCTCAACCTGGGCTTGCGCTGCTTTTAAG gaTGCATGCAAGGAGTTTAACATTCAAGGAGAGCTTCCTGGATCTGACCGCCTGGTGGACTCTTGGGATCCTCAGAAACACAGAGTTCAGAATGACAGCTGTACATTTGAGAGAATCGCAG CTTTGTCTGCCCTTCATTCTAAAACTGTGGTTCCCTTGAAGCTGAAAAGAAGACATAATCTACAAAGCCCGCAGTCAAG TTGTTCTACAATATTGGTGGAGTTGGAGATGGATGGGAATGCTGAGCCCTTAAATTTTGTCCCTGGAGATCACATAGGGATTTTTCCAGGTAACTCACCTGAGCTGGTGGCTGGTATCCTCAAGCGCATCTTCAATGCCCCTCCTATCAACCAGAGCCTTCGTTTGGAATTCCTCAGTGATTCTTACCCTG ATGGTGAAAAGTGGCAGAGAGATGAACGATTACCCCTGTGTCCTCTTGCCCAAGCCCTGACGTACCTTCTGGATGTCACCACCCCACCCTCACAAAGCCTGCTCCGTAAGCTATCAAAAATGGCAAGACAAGACGACCATCGCCAGCGTCTACTGGCATTAGCAACA GAGGTTCAGGTGTATGTTGCATGGAAGGACTTCCACAAACCAACATTCCTCGAAGTGGTGGAGGAGTTTCCCTCACTGGAACTGAATGCTGCCTTTCTCCTGAGCCAGCTACCTCTGCTGAGGCCACGCCTCTACTCAATAAGCTCTTCCCCTGACCTCCACCCTCACGAGCTCCACCTCACTGTGGCCGTGGTCAGCTATTACACACAGG CAGGAAAGGGTTCACTGCATTTTGGTGTCTGCAGTACCTGGCTTAATACCATTAAAGAAGGAGACACAGTGCCCTGTTTTATCCATAG CTCGGATGGGTTCCACCTCCCATCTGACCCCAGCACTCCCTGTATCCTTGTGGGCGCTGGGAGCGGCATCGCTCCCTTCAGAAGCTTCTGGCAACAACGATTCCATGACAGCAAGAAAAGAG GTCTGAAAGGAAATCCTATGACACTGGTGTTTGGGTGTCGAAGTTCAGAGAAAGATCACCTTTACAAAGAAGAGACTCTGGACATGCAAGATAATGGCACTCTGGACATTATTGCAACGGCCTACTCTCGACAAGCTGGCCAACCTAAG GTTTATGTTCAGGATGTCCTGCGAGAACAAATGAATGACAAGGTCTTTGAGGTTCTGCATCAGAATCGTGGTCATCTGTACATATGCGGGGGCTTGAACATGGCCCGTGATGTGGCCTCCTCAATTCAAGAAGTCCTGGTCAGCTGGTTAGACATAAGTCTCGCTCAGGCTGAAGAATATCTTTCAAGGCTTAAG AATGAGAGGCGCTACCATGAGGACATTTTTGGGTCCTGGTGCTGA